Below is a window of Leptolyngbya sp. CCY15150 DNA.
ACCTTCCATCACTCCGCCCCGGAGGACGGTCTTTTTCGTCGCTTTTTGAAAGGCTTGGTAGGCCTTGATAGCTCCACCTAAGTCATCCTTGAGCAACAAAAACGCGGAGGATTCTTGCAGGAATGTCTCCATGGGTTGCCAATTGGGATCTTCCGCAATGGCAATGTTCATCAAGGTATTCTTAGCGACCCGACAGCTTGCGCCGGTCTGGCGTAGCTGGTTCCGTAGTTCAGTAATTTCTGAAACGGACAAACCTTTAAAGTCGATGACTAAAGCTAGTTGAGCTTCGCTCAGTTCTTGCTTTAGTTCAGCAACAAGAGCCTTTTTATCGGCTAGCGTTCTACCCATTACACTGTTCACCTCCTTAACGTGGGTGTATCGCCAAACTTGAAGGACAGACTGGGGCTATATCGAATCAGCAGCATCGAGTCAGCAACGACGACATAGCATCAGTCTGGCGCAGGCTCCAAAACAAAAGCCCTGGTGTTTCAACCAGAGCTTCGCAAACCAAAGGACAGACCGCGACGGGTTCCTTTGCTATGCATACCTCGGCAGGATATTTAAGCGTAGGCACCTGCTGTCTCTGGTTTGCTATGAAGTTTTAGAGCAGAAATGTTTCGTATCTACCGTCTCCCGTAGATGGTGAAGTTAATCAGCCTTTGCTAGTGTACACCAAAATAGAGCTAGGCGACATCCGCAGCTTTCAGATCGCGCAGCGCACTAATATCTACTTCAATGGACGGCCCCATGGTGGATGACACATGGATACTGCGCCAGTAGCGACCCTTAGCACCCGACGGGCGATTGCGATCGATACATTCTTGCAGAGCTTTGAGGTTCGTTAAGAGATCCTCGGTAGAAAATCCTGCCTTACCAAACAGCACATGGACAATGCCTGTCCGGTCAGCCCGAAATTCTAGCTTCCCTGCTTTGAACTCTTCGATCGCCTTCGCTACATCAAAGGTCACCGTTCCACCCTTAGGCGAC
It encodes the following:
- the rplJ gene encoding 50S ribosomal protein L10, with product MGRTLADKKALVAELKQELSEAQLALVIDFKGLSVSEITELRNQLRQTGASCRVAKNTLMNIAIAEDPNWQPMETFLQESSAFLLLKDDLGGAIKAYQAFQKATKKTVLRGGVMEGRALSEDDVKAITELPSKEELIARIARAINSIPTKVAVGVNAVPTKLAVGIKEVPSSLVRAIKAVSEKEGGADAS